The Corynebacterium suranareeae genome window below encodes:
- the pepN gene encoding aminopeptidase N — protein MTSINLTRQEAQDRSRLLSVENYDIALDLNNGDEFFSSSTVVSFTVREAGDTFIDLRASSVEEVRLDNVSIKNEALTLGKTGYDETYGIALKGLTPGEHKLRVTATIPYSRTGEGLHRMVDPADNEVYLYTQFETADAKRMFACFDQPDLKATYDLNIKTPKGWKIISNSEQQVSTQHADYDTHVSRVDYPLSTYLIAVCAGRYHEVRDVWNGTLTHHPETPAGQPTELSVPLGLYCRRSLAKNLDAERLFTETKQGFDWYHRNFGVAYPFGKYDQIFVPEFNAGAMENAGAVTIRDEYVFASKATHYRYERRAETILHELAHMWFGDLVTMQWWDDLWLNESFATWSAVISQAEETEYDSAWVTFANVEKSWAYQQDQLPSTHPVFSDGYDIETVDQNFDGITYAKGASVLKQLQAYVGREEFLAGVRRHFANHAWGNATFDDLLGALEQSSGRDLSDWANQWLKTTGINTLGAEFTTDNGKYTSFAVTQTGAEPGAGELRTHRIAVGLYKLIDGSLDRYARVELDCSGASTSVEEIIGLEQADFVLVNDDDLTYALLDLDEASRNFVIDNIDKFSDPMPRTLVWSAAWEMTRAGQMKARDFIALVARGAAAETEIAVLERILMQATSALKNYADPAWAKETGNNLLADAFLHGARTADADSDTQLAFIQALAKTTLNDAAAEYFRDILAGNINGLTVDPDLRWWALTALIARGDVEDAEEAIATELSRDNSSASYLASLRAGAAINTEAVKESAYKEVTALDSGLSNLELRHKIEGLTFTGSSDILQAYNEPYFKILDDVWANFSGEMAQQIILGLFPAWDVSKEGLQRADRFLEDDHVAGIKRIVSESRDRTARALRNREADAS, from the coding sequence GACATCCATTAATCTCACCCGGCAAGAAGCTCAGGATCGTTCGAGGTTATTAAGTGTAGAAAACTATGACATTGCACTTGATCTCAACAACGGCGATGAGTTTTTTAGTTCCTCCACGGTTGTCAGCTTCACTGTGAGGGAGGCTGGAGATACTTTTATTGATCTTCGGGCGTCCAGTGTTGAGGAAGTCCGGCTGGATAATGTGTCTATCAAAAATGAGGCTCTTACACTGGGCAAGACTGGCTATGACGAGACCTATGGTATTGCTCTAAAGGGGTTGACTCCTGGCGAGCACAAGCTGCGGGTCACGGCCACTATTCCTTATTCTCGCACTGGTGAAGGCCTGCACCGCATGGTGGATCCTGCGGATAATGAGGTGTATTTGTACACCCAGTTTGAAACGGCCGACGCTAAACGCATGTTTGCTTGCTTCGACCAGCCGGATCTCAAGGCCACCTATGATTTGAATATCAAGACTCCTAAGGGTTGGAAGATTATTTCCAACTCAGAGCAGCAGGTTTCTACTCAGCATGCTGATTACGATACGCACGTGTCTCGTGTTGATTATCCACTGTCTACTTATTTGATTGCTGTGTGTGCGGGCCGCTACCACGAGGTACGTGATGTCTGGAACGGCACGTTGACTCATCATCCAGAGACTCCAGCAGGCCAGCCAACTGAGCTTTCTGTGCCACTTGGTTTGTACTGCCGTCGCTCCTTGGCTAAAAATCTTGATGCGGAGCGCCTGTTCACTGAGACCAAGCAGGGCTTTGATTGGTATCACCGCAACTTTGGTGTGGCCTACCCGTTTGGCAAGTACGATCAGATTTTCGTCCCTGAATTTAACGCCGGCGCGATGGAAAACGCTGGTGCTGTGACTATTCGTGATGAATACGTCTTTGCCTCCAAGGCCACCCATTACCGCTATGAGCGTCGTGCAGAAACTATCCTCCACGAACTCGCACACATGTGGTTCGGCGATTTGGTCACGATGCAGTGGTGGGATGACCTCTGGCTGAATGAATCCTTTGCCACCTGGTCAGCTGTGATTTCCCAGGCTGAGGAAACTGAATACGACAGCGCGTGGGTGACTTTTGCCAATGTGGAGAAATCCTGGGCTTACCAGCAGGATCAGCTGCCATCTACTCACCCGGTCTTTTCTGATGGCTACGATATTGAAACCGTCGATCAGAACTTTGACGGCATCACGTATGCAAAGGGCGCGTCGGTGCTCAAGCAGCTGCAGGCCTATGTTGGGCGCGAGGAGTTTTTGGCTGGCGTGCGCAGGCACTTTGCCAATCATGCGTGGGGAAATGCCACCTTCGACGATCTGCTCGGCGCGCTTGAGCAGTCCTCCGGGCGCGATTTATCAGATTGGGCAAACCAGTGGCTGAAAACCACCGGCATCAACACCCTCGGCGCGGAATTCACCACTGACAACGGCAAGTACACGTCGTTCGCAGTCACCCAGACCGGCGCCGAGCCGGGCGCAGGTGAGCTGCGAACCCACCGCATCGCGGTGGGGCTTTATAAGCTTATCGACGGATCCCTCGACCGCTACGCACGAGTAGAACTTGACTGCAGTGGCGCGTCGACAAGCGTAGAAGAGATCATCGGACTTGAGCAGGCTGACTTCGTGCTGGTTAACGACGATGACCTGACGTACGCGCTGCTCGATTTGGATGAAGCGTCGCGCAACTTTGTCATTGACAATATCGATAAATTCAGCGATCCGATGCCTCGCACCCTGGTGTGGTCCGCCGCGTGGGAAATGACCCGCGCTGGCCAAATGAAGGCCCGCGATTTCATTGCGCTGGTCGCCCGCGGTGCTGCTGCCGAAACTGAAATCGCCGTGCTCGAGCGCATTCTCATGCAGGCAACTTCTGCGCTGAAGAACTACGCCGACCCAGCTTGGGCCAAGGAAACCGGAAATAATTTGCTTGCCGACGCCTTCCTCCACGGTGCCCGCACCGCCGACGCCGATTCGGACACCCAGCTGGCATTCATCCAAGCGCTGGCCAAGACCACGCTAAACGATGCCGCAGCTGAATACTTCCGCGATATTCTTGCCGGCAACATTAACGGTCTGACCGTGGATCCCGATCTGCGTTGGTGGGCGCTGACCGCTCTGATTGCTAGAGGCGATGTCGAGGATGCTGAAGAAGCAATTGCCACCGAGCTTTCTCGCGATAATTCCAGTGCCTCTTATCTAGCATCGCTTCGTGCAGGTGCTGCAATCAACACCGAAGCAGTAAAAGAATCTGCATACAAGGAAGTCACCGCGCTGGATAGTGGCTTGTCCAACCTGGAACTACGCCACAAGATTGAAGGCTTAACCTTCACTGGGTCTTCTGACATTTTGCAGGCATACAACGAGCCGTACTTTAAGATCCTCGACGATGTCTGGGCGAACTTCTCCGGCGAAATGGCACAGCAGATCATCCTCGGGCTGTTCCCTGCATGGGACGTTTCGAAAGAAGGCCTCCAACGTGCCGATCGCTTCCTTGAAGATGACCACGTTGCAGGCATCAAACGAATTGTCTCTGAATCCCGCGACCGCACCGCCCGCGCGCTACGCAACCGGGAGGCGGACGCTTCGTAG
- a CDS encoding type I restriction enzyme HsdR N-terminal domain-containing protein, producing the protein MSIEQAITSLAARVRELKPIIETEEATKTALIIPFISNVLGYDVTDPREVIPEYTADIGVKKGEKVDFAIKTGDDFHFLIECKKVGSPLSLDHANQLVRYFNVTDTEFAILTNGEVYQFYGQLDAANRMDEKPFMTLDLNNIDARQFPHLEMCTRKHFNPQALAANAEELKYIAELKKVIANQFQEPDAEIVKMLAATVTTKRMTAQNLEFFTRLVNTASSQFLKDEVNRRLRSAQVFDDPVQAQEAQSESTTDEETIDEVISDIVTTEEEIHGHSIVRAICCSEVPAQEITMRDAKSYCAILFQDNNRKPIARFYFDRKIPRIGIFNPDGEQEQFDLESIEDIYNHADLLRSRVAALNA; encoded by the coding sequence ATGTCTATCGAGCAAGCAATCACCTCGCTCGCTGCGCGAGTTCGGGAACTGAAACCCATCATCGAAACTGAAGAAGCTACGAAAACTGCGCTGATCATCCCTTTTATCAGTAATGTTCTGGGATACGATGTCACTGATCCACGTGAAGTCATTCCGGAATATACGGCTGACATTGGAGTCAAAAAGGGTGAGAAGGTCGACTTCGCTATTAAAACCGGTGACGATTTCCATTTCCTCATTGAATGTAAAAAGGTCGGCTCACCACTAAGCCTCGACCACGCAAATCAACTCGTCCGCTATTTCAATGTCACAGACACCGAATTCGCCATTCTAACTAACGGCGAGGTCTACCAATTCTATGGACAGCTTGATGCAGCCAACCGCATGGATGAGAAACCATTCATGACCTTGGATCTAAATAACATCGATGCTAGGCAGTTCCCACACCTAGAAATGTGTACTCGTAAGCATTTCAACCCACAAGCTTTGGCGGCAAATGCGGAGGAACTCAAGTACATCGCTGAACTGAAGAAGGTCATCGCAAACCAATTCCAAGAACCTGATGCGGAAATCGTCAAGATGCTTGCTGCCACCGTCACTACAAAACGTATGACCGCTCAGAATCTGGAATTCTTCACCCGTCTGGTTAATACTGCATCGTCTCAGTTTCTCAAAGACGAAGTCAATCGCAGACTTCGCTCTGCCCAAGTTTTTGATGATCCTGTGCAAGCACAAGAAGCCCAGTCAGAGTCAACAACAGATGAAGAAACTATCGATGAAGTCATCTCCGATATTGTGACGACTGAAGAGGAAATCCACGGTCATTCAATTGTCCGAGCGATTTGTTGCTCCGAAGTTCCCGCTCAAGAAATCACGATGCGTGATGCAAAATCCTATTGCGCAATTCTCTTCCAAGACAACAACCGTAAACCCATCGCTCGCTTCTACTTTGATCGAAAGATTCCTCGCATCGGCATTTTCAACCCTGACGGCGAACAAGAACAGTTTGATCTAGAATCCATCGAGGATATTTACAATCATGCAGATCTTCTACGCTCCCGCGTCGCAGCGTTGAACGCTTAA